The proteins below come from a single Procambarus clarkii isolate CNS0578487 chromosome 54, FALCON_Pclarkii_2.0, whole genome shotgun sequence genomic window:
- the LOC123771314 gene encoding hormone receptor 4 → MFSLAQDGAVTMTGMAEARSNTPKYTCACGFSQEERKSKFLGKCRHCHTRAKYLRGQSSFDSGSAARGRPAISSSSTGSSPNNSSSSSSSSSTASANNSDGDGGNSTSSSRSSSSNGGGGGGGGGGEDGGGGSAGAASGTAASPAASSNRLVRQASVAETRRRSRSMDRYDAFRVTEPPPYSWVAPEAPAAGGAGGGGREGGRDPTRGRAGTVRRAESEDSARGSRASQLQTPPPPYEVAQSQSYYQFPPSYEEALANSMSAVRLAGGGAAPAAAQPPTRDPTPTPTATIRSFLTSSVSSQVALLPVGLLASRSSRVLEEQAAVLEAQREAQVEAQRQAQREAQREAQLERERDMERQRLRELQLAQYCGCAKCQSLYYSYYYDDAMNDGGAFPMETQVLMQEVLTDGLAFCSIM, encoded by the exons GAAAGTGCCGCCACTGTCACACACGGGCCAAGTACCTGAGGGGTCAGAGCAGCTTTGACTCGGGCTCAGCTGCACGCGGGAGGCCagccattagcagcagcagcaccggcaGCTcccccaacaacagcagcagtagcagcagcagcagcagcacggccAGCGCCAACAACAGCGACGGTGACGggggcaacagcaccagcagcagcagaagcagcagcagcaacggaggtggtggtggcggcggcggcggcggcgaagATGGCGGTGGCGGGAGTGCCGGGGCCGCCAGCGGCACAGCGGCGTCGCCAGCTGCCAGCAGCAACAGGCTGGTGCGACAGGCGTCGGTGGCGGAGACCAGGAGGAGGTCACGCAGCATGGACAGATACGACGCCTTCAGGGTGACAG AGCCTCCGCCGTACTCCTGGGTAGCGCCCGaggctcctgctgctggtggtgcaggtggaggcGGGCGGGAAGGGGGACGAGACCCGACCAGAGGGCGCGCCGGCACCGTCAGGAGGGCGGAGAGCGAGGACTCAGCCAGGGGCTCCAGGGCGTCTCAGCTCCAGACACCACCGCCACCTTACGAAGTCGCCCAGAGTCAG TCGTACTACCAGTTCCCGCCAAGCTACGAGGAGGCGTTGGCCAATTCGATGTCTGCAGTACGACTAGCCGGAGGTGGAGCCGCCCCTGCAGCAGCGCAACCGCCCACCAGAGaccccacgcccacgcccaccgcCACCATACGCTCCTTCCTCACCTCTAGCGTCTCCTCTCAAG TGGCGCTGTTACCGGTGGGACTGCTGGCAAGTCGCAGCTCCCGCGTGCTGGAGGAACAGGCGGCGGTGCTGGAGGCGCAGAGGGAGGCGCAGGTGGAGGCGCAGCGGCAGGCGCAGAGAGAAGCGCAGAGAGAAGCGCAGCTGGAGCGTGAGCGGGACATGGAACGGCAGCGTCTAAGAGAACTCCAGTTGGCGCAGTACTGCGGCTGTGCAAAGTGTCAG AGCTTGTACTACAGCTACTACTACGACGACGCCATGAACGACGGGGGAGCTTTCCCGATGGAGACCCAGGTGCTGATGCAGGAGGTCCTCACCGATGGCCTTGCCTTCTGCTCCATCATGTAG